A window from Candidatus Nitrospira neomarina encodes these proteins:
- a CDS encoding VOC family protein, with protein sequence MAARGQRTLTKKQKLPSRPPKLDTIHHVAIPVPNVAEGVEWYTSRFNCCVEYIDDTWALLAFANTKLALVLPREHPSHFALSRPDAHKFGELVTHRDGLNSVYITDAFGNSIEVLEES encoded by the coding sequence ATGGCAGCCAGAGGGCAACGCACCTTGACTAAAAAGCAAAAGCTCCCGTCCAGGCCCCCAAAACTGGATACGATCCATCATGTGGCGATTCCCGTCCCGAATGTGGCCGAAGGGGTCGAATGGTATACCTCCCGCTTCAACTGTTGCGTCGAGTATATCGATGACACCTGGGCGCTTCTGGCTTTCGCCAATACCAAGCTTGCCCTGGTCCTCCCTCGGGAACATCCGTCTCATTTTGCGCTCAGTCGTCCAGATGCCCACAAATTTGGAGAGCTTGTTACCCATCGTGACGGACTCAATTCGGTCTACATCACCGATGCCTTCGGCAATTCCATTGAGGTGTTAGAAGAGTCATAA